The following proteins come from a genomic window of Mariniflexile sp. TRM1-10:
- a CDS encoding alpha/beta hydrolase, whose translation MKHLLSILLVVYSINSLNAQVKYETIESAKLGETRELKIQFPRGYDANRDKRYPLFIVLDGDYLFEAVAGNVDYYAYWEDMPAAIVVGINQYDKRYDDCMYSEQNSLPIETGANFFEFIGIELIPYLEKKYKTANFRIAVGHGETANYINYFLLKPNPIFSGYITISPELAPKMLDYLPEVLGKMPSKTFYYLANTNNDSPSIKKMTNALNTDISVLDNKNLFYKFNNFEKPSHYSVPTHAIPNAIEAIFKVFQPISKDEYTETILKLEGSPVAYLEEKYKTIYELFGIKKQILVNDFKAISAAIEKTQKFEYYEVLGKIARDEYPKTLLGNYYLARFYEEAGESKKAMRTYQTGYTFDEIAGITKDLMLKKADAIKADFGY comes from the coding sequence ATGAAACATCTCCTTTCCATTTTATTGGTTGTTTACTCAATAAATAGTTTGAATGCCCAAGTAAAGTATGAAACCATAGAGTCTGCAAAACTTGGTGAAACACGTGAATTAAAAATTCAATTCCCTAGAGGATATGATGCTAATAGGGATAAAAGATATCCTTTATTTATTGTTTTGGATGGTGATTATTTGTTTGAAGCTGTAGCTGGAAATGTAGATTACTACGCGTATTGGGAAGATATGCCCGCAGCAATTGTAGTAGGCATCAATCAATATGATAAACGTTATGATGATTGTATGTATTCCGAACAAAATTCGTTACCCATAGAAACTGGTGCTAACTTTTTCGAATTTATTGGCATAGAACTTATTCCTTATTTAGAGAAAAAATATAAAACCGCTAATTTTAGAATCGCTGTTGGTCATGGTGAAACGGCAAACTACATTAATTATTTTTTATTAAAACCAAACCCTATATTTAGCGGATACATAACTATTAGTCCAGAATTGGCACCTAAAATGCTAGATTATCTTCCAGAAGTGCTAGGTAAGATGCCTTCTAAAACTTTTTACTATTTGGCAAATACAAATAATGATTCACCGTCAATTAAAAAAATGACAAATGCTTTAAACACCGATATTTCAGTATTAGACAACAAAAACCTATTCTATAAGTTCAATAATTTTGAAAAACCATCGCATTATTCGGTGCCAACGCATGCCATTCCAAATGCTATTGAAGCTATCTTTAAAGTTTTTCAACCTATAAGTAAAGATGAATACACTGAAACTATTCTAAAACTAGAAGGCTCGCCAGTGGCATATCTTGAAGAAAAGTACAAAACCATTTATGAGCTTTTTGGTATAAAAAAACAAATTCTTGTTAACGACTTTAAAGCCATATCGGCAGCTATTGAAAAGACACAAAAATTTGAATATTATGAAGTTTTAGGTAAGATTGCACGCGATGAATATCCTAAAACCCTACTAGGAAATTATTATTTAGCTCGATTTTACGAAGAAGCTGGCGAATCTAAAAAAGCCATGCGAACCTATCAGACAGGTTATACTTTTGATGAAATCGCTGGTATTACTAAAGATTTAATGCTTAAAAAAGCAGATGCCATTAAAGCAGATTTCGGCTACTAA
- a CDS encoding LamG-like jellyroll fold domain-containing protein: protein MKPTLNLVLNLIGLLLVFDLEAQNCSGNTFVPPTAPATCTYSYTTTGWVNALGLPTLAPTSSSSGESICILANYTGNFLFNIRGTFYVASGIQYTGTVTGFTSTSKILAAGEINFTTTTPSLAGLSITIGTNGILSVPGDFAPGGAATVHNAGQLNVGGHLSLGGQASMTSYENSKVIVQGDATINAPFNNCGLFEVVGSLSSGGSSGLKNLCSTYIHTDMTLNADYTNYGLIIIDGSLNFGSSVFNNDDILVVNNIDINNVSLIGNDKTSFLVVRNNAILSNNGIITGHLYYDVDDGGGFDSVCGGCTEGIDILLDVTLPSSNEEILANCGGDIVINPFIEESKLDFDGIDDHATTPNFINGESNVTIMAWVLSDSGNSTNMTIAGEDVGCRLWLENGNKPSFTLKTSATTLKTISASTNINYDEWHHITGTFSSTTGIMTLYVDGAFITSVNVGATGSTIANSASSNGNFEIGRRSTSSGSEYFKGDIDEVRVFNTVLTDSQIQRMVYQEIENNNGIVKGKVINKNITDISTNATISWTSLLSYYPLSLLVSNSRTSDFSSFDRITKLHNITTFQDETAPIPYISKDDGDWTSTNTWLYGSVWDIVDAANNKDWSIIQIKNNVTTSNSVKSIGLFIDTDKTLTVHGSNQVLNSWYLELNGTLDLKDDSQLLQTSTSDLVTSATGKILRRQEGTSNAFRYNYWSSPVGTVGATSLTDNNTATNNTNNTPFKINMLKDETGFNMQFTSAYNEVGKISTYWLYTFKNGITYWDWASFNPNTTLLSGVGYTQKGTGNAGLQQQYIFEGKPNNGTILVNVTDVGGPGSITSVSKTEYLFGNPYPSALDVNKFIDDNAGVIDGTLQLWQQWAGDSHYLNEYKGGYAQVNKLGSCRAYQFVGIEGANNGSQDGTITPSKYLPVGQGFITEIIANGTVVFNNSQRVFIKEADADGTYDNGATFFKSVKTKSKSTTKPPKDQQSTGMKKIRLEFNSIVGPKIRREVLLGFSETTADGYDYGYDAECDEGSNNDFNLNLDGKNMNIQAYGPITADKVVSLNFKSSGNNTFEIKATEFENIDKKQDVYLRDNETGEYFDLTQNTAYRFTSTQGKFNKRFEIVFQSEQKSLSTEEATVSENFIFYQNATNTIYGKKLNTSIDKLSIVNMRGQTVLEFKNVSQETLNNGLKISNVATGAYLAWFKTKTGQVITKKIIVN from the coding sequence ATGAAACCTACATTGAATTTAGTTTTGAACCTAATTGGATTGTTATTGGTTTTTGATCTAGAAGCGCAAAACTGCAGTGGCAATACCTTTGTGCCACCAACTGCACCTGCAACCTGTACATATTCGTATACTACTACAGGTTGGGTTAATGCTTTGGGACTGCCAACATTAGCTCCAACCTCTTCATCTTCAGGTGAATCTATCTGTATTTTAGCTAATTACACAGGTAATTTTTTGTTTAATATTAGAGGAACGTTTTATGTGGCATCTGGTATACAATATACGGGGACTGTGACTGGCTTTACCAGTACTTCAAAAATTTTAGCTGCTGGAGAAATTAATTTTACAACTACAACACCATCGTTAGCTGGTTTGTCCATAACCATAGGTACCAATGGTATTCTCTCCGTACCAGGTGATTTTGCTCCTGGTGGGGCGGCAACCGTACATAATGCGGGACAACTAAATGTCGGAGGCCATTTAAGTTTAGGGGGGCAGGCATCTATGACTAGCTATGAAAATTCTAAAGTTATTGTACAAGGAGATGCTACAATAAATGCGCCTTTTAATAATTGTGGTTTATTTGAAGTGGTTGGTTCTTTAAGTTCTGGAGGTTCTAGTGGTTTGAAAAATTTGTGTTCAACATATATTCACACAGATATGACATTAAATGCAGATTATACTAACTACGGGTTAATTATTATAGATGGTAGTTTAAATTTTGGCTCTAGTGTGTTCAATAATGACGACATTTTAGTTGTAAATAATATCGATATAAACAATGTGAGTTTAATAGGTAACGATAAAACATCGTTTCTTGTGGTGCGTAATAATGCAATCTTAAGTAATAATGGGATTATTACTGGACATTTATATTACGATGTAGATGATGGTGGTGGTTTTGATAGTGTTTGTGGCGGTTGTACGGAAGGCATTGATATTCTATTAGATGTTACATTACCAAGCTCTAACGAAGAGATTTTGGCAAATTGTGGTGGTGATATTGTTATAAACCCCTTTATTGAAGAATCTAAACTGGACTTTGATGGGATAGATGATCATGCAACCACCCCAAATTTTATTAATGGCGAAAGTAATGTAACTATTATGGCTTGGGTGCTGTCCGATTCTGGAAATAGCACCAATATGACCATAGCTGGTGAAGATGTAGGCTGTAGGTTATGGTTGGAAAATGGTAACAAACCTTCCTTTACATTGAAAACCTCAGCAACAACCTTAAAAACAATTTCAGCATCAACTAATATTAACTACGACGAATGGCATCATATTACCGGAACTTTTTCAAGTACCACGGGAATTATGACGCTGTATGTCGATGGAGCCTTCATAACAAGTGTAAATGTTGGCGCAACGGGATCTACCATAGCTAATTCTGCTTCTTCTAATGGTAATTTTGAAATAGGACGCAGATCGACCAGTTCAGGTAGCGAATACTTTAAAGGTGATATAGACGAAGTAAGAGTATTTAATACAGTGCTTACAGATAGTCAAATACAACGTATGGTTTATCAGGAAATTGAAAACAATAATGGCATTGTAAAAGGTAAAGTGATTAATAAAAACATTACGGATATTTCTACTAATGCTACTATATCTTGGACAAGTTTATTGTCCTATTATCCTTTAAGTCTTCTTGTTTCTAATTCACGTACTTCCGATTTTTCATCTTTTGATAGAATTACCAAGTTACATAACATTACTACATTTCAAGATGAAACTGCTCCTATACCTTATATATCGAAGGACGATGGTGATTGGACATCTACAAACACGTGGCTATACGGCAGTGTTTGGGATATTGTAGATGCTGCCAATAATAAAGATTGGAGTATTATTCAAATTAAAAATAACGTAACTACCAGTAATTCTGTTAAGTCAATTGGCTTATTCATTGATACAGACAAAACCTTAACGGTACATGGCAGCAATCAAGTTCTAAACAGTTGGTATTTAGAGTTGAACGGTACCTTAGATTTAAAAGATGATTCGCAATTGTTGCAGACCTCCACTAGCGATTTAGTAACTTCTGCAACTGGCAAAATTTTACGCCGTCAAGAAGGCACTTCCAATGCGTTTAGGTACAACTATTGGTCGTCGCCAGTTGGTACCGTAGGCGCAACAAGCCTCACCGATAACAACACAGCAACTAACAATACCAACAACACGCCATTTAAGATAAATATGCTTAAGGATGAAACGGGGTTTAATATGCAATTTACCTCGGCATATAATGAAGTGGGCAAAATCAGTACCTATTGGCTCTATACCTTTAAAAACGGAATAACCTATTGGGATTGGGCGTCTTTTAATCCAAACACAACATTACTCTCTGGGGTGGGATATACTCAAAAAGGCACAGGAAATGCGGGTTTACAGCAACAATATATATTTGAAGGCAAACCCAATAACGGCACTATTTTAGTAAATGTTACCGATGTAGGAGGTCCTGGATCCATAACCTCGGTATCAAAAACGGAATACCTGTTTGGGAACCCCTACCCATCAGCTTTGGATGTCAATAAATTTATTGACGACAATGCAGGTGTTATTGATGGTACACTGCAATTATGGCAACAATGGGCTGGAGACTCCCATTATTTAAATGAATACAAAGGCGGGTATGCCCAAGTAAATAAATTAGGTTCTTGTAGAGCATATCAATTTGTGGGAATAGAAGGAGCCAATAACGGTTCTCAAGACGGTACCATAACACCTTCAAAATATCTTCCAGTTGGACAAGGTTTTATTACTGAGATTATAGCAAACGGAACGGTGGTATTTAACAATAGCCAGCGTGTATTTATAAAAGAAGCCGATGCCGATGGCACTTATGACAATGGTGCTACTTTTTTTAAGTCAGTAAAAACAAAAAGCAAAAGTACAACCAAACCACCTAAAGACCAACAAAGTACCGGGATGAAGAAAATCCGTTTAGAGTTCAATTCAATCGTAGGTCCAAAAATACGAAGAGAGGTGCTTTTAGGTTTTAGTGAAACAACCGCAGATGGTTACGATTATGGCTATGACGCCGAGTGCGATGAAGGCAGCAATAACGATTTCAACCTGAATTTAGATGGAAAAAACATGAATATACAGGCATACGGCCCTATTACAGCCGATAAGGTGGTTTCCCTGAACTTTAAATCATCGGGCAATAACACCTTTGAGATTAAAGCTACTGAATTTGAAAATATAGATAAAAAACAAGACGTTTATTTAAGGGATAATGAAACGGGCGAATATTTCGATTTAACCCAAAATACAGCATATAGATTTACCTCAACACAAGGAAAGTTCAATAAAAGATTTGAGATTGTATTCCAATCAGAACAAAAAAGCTTAAGTACCGAAGAAGCTACGGTTTCAGAAAACTTTATCTTTTATCAAAATGCGACCAATACCATATATGGTAAAAAGCTAAATACATCTATCGATAAATTATCCATAGTGAACATGCGTGGTCAAACGGTATTGGAGTTTAAAAATGTATCCCAAGAAACCCTGAACAATGGGCTAAAGATATCAAATGTGGCAACTGGTGCCTATTTGGCGTGGTTTAAAACCAAAACAGGTCAGGTAATTACTAAAAAAATAATAGTTAATTAA
- a CDS encoding lysylphosphatidylglycerol synthase transmembrane domain-containing protein, translated as MSHSVKKALKILIPLLLAVVFGWFMFSKIPIATIIPYFKSANYSYILLGVFLGVLSHLSRAYRWKFLLEPMGYKVKLPNSIMAVFITYLANYGIPRSGEVLRAAVLTNYENVPFEKGFGTIVAERIADLIVMLGIIILTLIFQFEFIYELLENAFQPIKLIVGGILAMASIAAMFIYIKKSHSKIALKIKTFLSGLTEGLLSIFKMKYKWSFIFHTLFIWAMYILMFYVTSFALNELHNASLGAVIVAFIAASFTIAATNGGVFFYPAAVLGAFLLFGLPKDASYAFGWIIWSSQTLMVFIFGVLSFIFLPIYNRNKTSENPT; from the coding sequence TTGAGCCATTCTGTAAAAAAAGCGCTAAAAATTTTGATTCCTCTTTTACTAGCTGTTGTTTTTGGATGGTTCATGTTTTCAAAAATACCAATAGCTACTATTATCCCTTATTTTAAAAGTGCCAATTATTCATACATACTGCTTGGTGTTTTTTTAGGGGTTTTAAGTCATTTGTCACGTGCTTACAGATGGAAGTTTTTATTAGAACCTATGGGTTATAAGGTAAAGTTGCCCAATAGTATTATGGCGGTATTTATAACTTATTTAGCAAACTATGGAATTCCTAGATCTGGTGAGGTGCTTAGGGCGGCGGTTCTTACCAATTATGAAAACGTGCCTTTTGAAAAAGGTTTTGGCACCATAGTGGCTGAGCGTATTGCAGACCTTATTGTCATGCTTGGTATCATCATTTTAACACTTATCTTTCAGTTTGAATTTATTTACGAACTTCTTGAAAATGCATTTCAACCAATAAAATTAATCGTCGGAGGTATTTTGGCAATGGCTTCTATTGCTGCCATGTTTATTTATATAAAAAAAAGTCATTCTAAAATTGCTTTAAAAATAAAAACATTTTTAAGTGGATTGACAGAAGGTCTTTTAAGTATTTTTAAAATGAAATATAAATGGTCATTCATTTTCCATACGCTGTTTATTTGGGCTATGTACATCCTGATGTTTTATGTTACCTCTTTTGCTTTGAATGAATTGCATAATGCTTCCCTAGGCGCTGTAATAGTGGCTTTTATTGCTGCAAGTTTTACAATTGCAGCTACCAACGGGGGTGTGTTTTTTTATCCAGCAGCAGTTTTAGGGGCTTTTCTTTTGTTCGGATTGCCAAAAGACGCTAGTTATGCTTTTGGTTGGATTATATGGTCTTCCCAAACACTTATGGTTTTTATTTTTGGAGTGCTTTCCTTTATTTTTCTTCCTATTTATAACAGAAATAAAACTTCAGAAAACCCCACATAG
- the radA gene encoding DNA repair protein RadA has translation MAKVKTTFFCQNCGSQHAKWQGQCNACKAWNTIVEEVIQTPEKSDWKSPTSAIKKAAIPLRIQDIDTSKEARLDTFDAEFNRVLGGGIVSGSLTLLGGEPGIGKSTLLLQISLKLPYKTLYVSGEESQKQIKMRAERINPKHNNCYILTETKTQNIFKQIEALEPDIVIIDSIQTLHSDYIESSSGSISQIKECTTELIKFAKETATPVLLIGHITKDGNIAGPKILEHMVDTVLQFEGDRNHVFRILRAHKNRFGSTNELGIYEMQGSGLREISNPSEILISKKDEELSGNAIAATLEGMRPLMIEVQALVSTAVYGTPQRSATGFNAKRLNMLLAVLEKRAGFRLGAKDVFLNITGGITVDDPAIDLAVVASILSSNEDVSLPKDFCFAAEVGLLGEIRPVQRIEQRILEAEKLGFSTIFVSKYNKIALKNTVIKIQLISKIEDLVTVFLG, from the coding sequence ATGGCAAAAGTAAAAACCACCTTTTTTTGTCAGAACTGCGGTTCGCAACATGCCAAATGGCAAGGGCAATGTAACGCTTGTAAAGCGTGGAACACCATAGTTGAAGAAGTCATTCAAACACCTGAAAAAAGTGATTGGAAATCGCCAACGTCTGCGATAAAAAAAGCCGCTATCCCCTTACGAATTCAGGATATTGACACATCAAAAGAAGCACGACTAGATACGTTTGACGCTGAGTTTAATCGCGTACTTGGTGGTGGTATTGTATCTGGGTCTTTAACTTTATTAGGTGGTGAACCCGGCATTGGAAAAAGCACTTTACTCCTTCAAATTTCATTGAAATTGCCCTATAAAACCTTATATGTTTCGGGCGAAGAAAGCCAGAAACAAATAAAAATGCGTGCGGAACGCATTAATCCAAAGCATAATAACTGTTATATACTTACAGAAACAAAAACCCAAAATATCTTCAAACAAATTGAAGCTTTAGAGCCGGATATTGTTATTATCGATTCTATCCAAACACTTCATAGTGATTATATCGAATCGTCTTCAGGAAGTATCTCTCAAATAAAAGAATGCACTACCGAACTTATCAAATTTGCCAAAGAAACCGCAACTCCTGTATTGCTCATTGGTCACATAACAAAAGACGGCAATATAGCGGGTCCTAAAATTTTAGAGCACATGGTCGATACGGTTTTGCAGTTTGAAGGCGACCGCAACCATGTTTTTAGAATTTTACGAGCGCATAAAAACCGCTTTGGTTCAACCAACGAGTTGGGTATTTACGAAATGCAAGGGTCTGGTTTACGTGAGATTTCCAATCCGTCTGAAATTTTAATTTCCAAAAAGGATGAAGAACTTTCAGGTAACGCCATTGCTGCAACCCTAGAAGGTATGCGCCCATTAATGATTGAAGTGCAAGCGTTGGTAAGTACTGCGGTTTACGGCACACCGCAACGTAGTGCAACAGGTTTTAATGCCAAACGTTTGAACATGCTTTTAGCTGTTTTAGAAAAACGTGCCGGCTTCCGTTTGGGTGCTAAAGATGTGTTTTTAAATATTACAGGCGGTATAACGGTTGATGATCCAGCTATAGACTTAGCGGTTGTAGCCTCCATTTTGTCATCTAACGAAGATGTATCGTTGCCAAAAGATTTTTGTTTTGCAGCTGAAGTTGGTCTTTTGGGAGAAATACGCCCTGTTCAACGCATAGAACAACGCATTTTGGAAGCTGAAAAATTAGGATTTTCTACCATTTTTGTGTCTAAATACAATAAAATAGCGCTTAAAAATACAGTCATTAAAATTCAATTAATTTCTAAGATTGAAGATCTGGTTACTGTTTTTTTAGGATAA
- a CDS encoding TraR/DksA family transcriptional regulator encodes MSLDLNVRYSDADLAEFKTLIQEKIVKAQHDLELIKSAYMNDHSNGTEDTSPTFKAFDEGSEVMSKESNSQLAIRQEKFIRDLKNALIRIENKTYGVCRVTGKLIAKERLKLVPHATLSIEAKNMQ; translated from the coding sequence ATGAGTTTAGATTTAAATGTAAGATATTCTGATGCTGATTTAGCCGAATTTAAAACGCTAATACAAGAAAAAATAGTAAAAGCACAGCATGATTTAGAGCTTATTAAAAGTGCATATATGAATGACCATAGTAATGGTACAGAAGATACGTCGCCTACTTTTAAAGCTTTTGATGAAGGAAGTGAAGTAATGAGTAAAGAGTCTAACTCGCAATTAGCCATTAGACAAGAAAAGTTTATTCGCGATTTAAAAAATGCACTTATTAGAATAGAAAACAAAACGTACGGTGTATGTAGAGTTACTGGTAAATTAATTGCTAAAGAGCGTTTAAAATTAGTACCTCATGCCACTTTAAGTATTGAAGCAAAAAACATGCAATAA
- the ileS gene encoding isoleucine--tRNA ligase, giving the protein MSTKFPEYKGLDLPKVAEEILNYWQENNIFEKSVSTRENNESFVFFEGPPSANGLPGIHHVMARAIKDIFCRYKTQKGYQVKRKAGWDTHGLPIELGVEKELGITKEDIGKTISVEDYNKACRKAVMRYTDIWNDLTEKMGYWVDMDDPYITYEPKYMESVWWLLKQIYDKKLLYKGYTIQPYSPKAGTGLSSHELNQPGTYQDVTDTTVVAQFKAKPESLPDFLQNEGDVHFLAWTTTPWTLPSNTALTVGPKIEYVLVETYNQYTFEPIRVVLAKKLVNYQFSGKFNQVETKVELLDYKADDKKIPYRIIGDCLGKDLVGIKYEQLLPYALPNDNPENAFRVISGDFVTTEDGTGIVHTAPTFGADDAKVAKEAVPEVPPMLVKDDYGNLVPLVDLQGKFRPEMGEYAGKYVKNEYYNDGEAPERSVDVEIAIKLKEENKAFKVEKYKHSYPNCWRTDKPILYYPLDSWFIKVTDVKERMFQLNETINWKPKATGTGRFGNWLANANDWNLSRSRYWGIPLPIWRTEDGKEALCIGSVEELKNEMQKAVSAGVLSKDIFEDFEVGNNSEENYAKIDLHKNIVDTIVLVSPSGKPMKRESDLIDVWFDSGSMPYAQWHYPFENKTLIDKGTSYPADFIAEGVDQTRGWFYTLHAIATMVFDSVAYKNVVSNGLVLDKNGQKMSKRLGNAADPFETLSTYGADATRWYMIANANPWDNLKFDLEGIEEVKRKFFGTLYNTYSFFQLYANLDNFTYTEADIPVNERPEIDRWILSELHTLIKKVDAYYADYEPTKAARVISDFTQDYLSNWYVRLSRRRFWKGDYQQDKISAYQTLYTCMETIAKLGAPIAPFFMDRLYLDLNSATNKESFESVHLANFPVFNSAFIDKSLERKMEAAQTISSLVLSLRAKEKIKVRQPLQKIMIPVTNKQQKEEILAVSDLIKHEVNVKEIELLEEASEILVKQIKPNFKTLGPRFGKEMKAIASEVTNFSAEDINKIEQNGVLDIEVNGKNITLTLDDVEITSQDIEGWLVANEGNLTVALDITISEDLRMEGVARELVNRIQNLRKDSGFEVTDRIDVKLQNDAYIVTAINTNMSYIKAETLTEDLEIIDKLDNGIEIAFDDVNTKLYIQKH; this is encoded by the coding sequence ATGAGTACTAAATTCCCTGAATATAAAGGTCTTGACTTACCAAAAGTAGCCGAAGAAATTCTTAACTATTGGCAAGAAAACAACATATTTGAAAAAAGTGTTTCAACTAGAGAAAACAACGAATCGTTTGTGTTTTTTGAAGGGCCACCTTCAGCAAACGGACTTCCGGGGATTCACCACGTTATGGCACGTGCCATAAAAGATATTTTTTGCCGCTACAAAACCCAAAAAGGGTATCAAGTGAAGCGTAAAGCAGGTTGGGATACGCACGGACTTCCCATTGAGTTAGGCGTTGAAAAAGAATTGGGAATTACCAAAGAAGATATTGGAAAAACCATTTCGGTGGAAGATTATAACAAAGCTTGTAGAAAAGCAGTGATGCGCTATACCGATATTTGGAATGACCTAACCGAAAAAATGGGTTATTGGGTAGATATGGATGACCCATACATTACCTACGAACCAAAATACATGGAAAGCGTTTGGTGGTTGCTAAAACAGATTTATGACAAAAAGTTGTTGTACAAAGGTTATACCATCCAACCCTATTCCCCAAAAGCAGGAACCGGATTAAGTTCGCACGAGTTAAACCAACCTGGGACTTATCAAGATGTAACGGATACGACGGTTGTGGCGCAGTTTAAAGCAAAGCCAGAATCGCTTCCAGACTTTTTACAAAATGAAGGCGATGTTCACTTTTTAGCTTGGACGACTACGCCTTGGACCTTACCAAGCAACACCGCTTTAACCGTTGGTCCAAAAATTGAGTATGTATTGGTAGAAACCTATAACCAATACACGTTTGAACCAATCCGTGTGGTTTTAGCAAAAAAACTGGTTAATTATCAATTTTCAGGAAAATTCAATCAAGTTGAAACAAAAGTAGAGTTATTAGATTACAAAGCTGACGATAAAAAAATTCCATATAGAATTATTGGAGACTGTTTAGGCAAAGATTTAGTTGGAATAAAATACGAGCAATTATTACCATACGCGCTTCCAAATGATAATCCGGAAAACGCTTTTAGAGTCATTTCAGGAGATTTCGTAACCACTGAAGACGGTACAGGAATTGTTCACACAGCGCCAACATTTGGTGCAGATGATGCTAAAGTTGCCAAAGAAGCCGTGCCAGAAGTACCACCTATGTTGGTAAAAGATGACTATGGTAATTTAGTACCATTGGTGGATTTACAAGGCAAATTCAGACCAGAAATGGGCGAATATGCCGGTAAATACGTAAAAAATGAATATTACAACGATGGTGAAGCCCCAGAGCGCTCAGTAGATGTGGAGATCGCCATTAAATTAAAAGAAGAAAACAAAGCCTTTAAGGTTGAAAAATACAAACACAGTTATCCCAATTGTTGGAGAACCGATAAACCCATTCTTTATTACCCCTTAGATTCTTGGTTTATTAAAGTAACCGATGTTAAGGAACGTATGTTCCAGCTTAACGAAACCATTAACTGGAAACCAAAAGCCACAGGAACGGGTCGTTTTGGTAATTGGTTGGCAAACGCTAACGATTGGAACTTATCTCGCTCACGCTATTGGGGCATTCCATTGCCTATCTGGAGAACCGAAGACGGCAAGGAAGCACTATGTATCGGTTCGGTTGAAGAGTTAAAAAACGAAATGCAAAAAGCGGTTTCAGCAGGTGTGCTTTCAAAAGATATTTTTGAAGATTTTGAAGTCGGCAACAATTCCGAAGAAAACTATGCCAAAATCGATTTGCATAAAAACATTGTAGATACCATTGTATTAGTTTCGCCTTCAGGAAAACCAATGAAACGCGAAAGCGATTTAATAGATGTTTGGTTCGATTCAGGCTCCATGCCGTATGCACAATGGCATTACCCATTTGAAAACAAAACGTTAATTGACAAAGGAACGTCGTATCCAGCCGATTTTATTGCCGAAGGTGTCGATCAAACACGGGGTTGGTTTTATACATTGCATGCCATTGCCACCATGGTTTTCGATTCGGTTGCTTATAAAAACGTTGTGTCCAATGGATTGGTTTTAGATAAAAACGGACAAAAAATGTCCAAGCGTTTAGGTAATGCTGCCGATCCTTTTGAGACATTGTCAACTTACGGGGCAGATGCGACACGTTGGTACATGATTGCCAATGCCAACCCTTGGGACAATTTAAAATTCGATTTAGAAGGTATTGAAGAAGTCAAACGTAAATTTTTCGGAACGCTTTACAATACCTATTCGTTCTTTCAACTATATGCAAATCTGGATAATTTCACGTATACTGAAGCTGATATTCCTGTAAATGAACGCCCAGAAATAGACCGTTGGATCCTTTCAGAATTACATACTTTGATTAAGAAAGTGGATGCATATTATGCAGACTATGAGCCAACAAAGGCAGCTAGGGTCATTTCGGATTTTACACAAGATTATTTAAGTAACTGGTATGTACGTTTAAGCAGAAGACGTTTTTGGAAAGGGGATTACCAACAAGATAAAATTTCGGCTTACCAAACACTTTATACGTGTATGGAAACCATTGCGAAGTTGGGTGCGCCAATTGCGCCATTCTTTATGGATAGGTTGTATTTGGACTTGAATTCAGCAACCAATAAAGAGTCTTTTGAAAGTGTTCATTTGGCAAATTTCCCTGTGTTTAATTCGGCTTTTATTGATAAAAGTTTAGAACGCAAAATGGAAGCGGCACAAACAATATCATCACTAGTATTGTCGTTAAGAGCTAAGGAAAAGATAAAAGTGCGTCAACCGCTTCAAAAAATCATGATTCCTGTTACTAACAAACAGCAAAAAGAAGAGATTTTAGCTGTTTCGGATTTAATAAAACATGAAGTTAACGTCAAGGAAATTGAACTGTTAGAAGAGGCTTCAGAGATATTGGTAAAACAAATAAAACCCAACTTTAAAACCTTGGGACCCCGTTTTGGAAAGGAAATGAAAGCCATTGCATCTGAAGTTACTAACTTTTCGGCAGAAGATATTAACAAAATAGAACAAAATGGTGTTTTAGATATTGAAGTTAACGGAAAAAATATAACTTTAACCCTAGACGATGTAGAAATTACATCACAAGATATTGAAGGTTGGTTGGTTGCAAACGAAGGCAATTTAACCGTTGCTTTAGATATAACAATTTCTGAAGATTTACGAATGGAAGGTGTTGCCAGAGAACTTGTTAATCGTATCCAGAATTTACGTAAGGATTCAGGATTTGAAGTAACCGATAGAATAGATGTTAAATTGCAAAATGATGCTTATATTGTAACGGCTATAAATACAAATATGTCGTATATTAAAGCTGAAACACTAACCGAAGACCTCGAAATTATTGACAAATTAGATAATGGTATAGAGATTGCTTTTGATGATGTAAATACCAAATTATACATACAAAAACATTAA